The DNA sequence TCCTTGCTGAAGCACCGCTAAAACCTGTTGCATTTCCCCCGCTAACAAGGCAGTAGCATCTAACCGCAATCCCGGAAAAAACGGGCTTTCTAAAACACCTGAAGAATTGGGTTGTTGCAAGCGATACTGCCCTTCTTCGAGGAGATGCCAACGAAATTCTCGCTCTTGAACCACCCAAACCAGATATTCTCGCACGCCATTGCGCCGGTAGACTTGTAGCTTATGGTGGAGGTCGTAAGAAGCAGAACTCCCCGCAATTTCAACAATCAGTTCCGGCGCACCTTCGATGTAATCGTCTTCGCTAACCCGCGACTGTCCGCCGCAGGATTCTTCAATGCGCAGCAAAGCATCGGGTTGGGGTTCGTTGTCCAAGTCCAAGCGAACGGTGGTGTTGTCGAGAACCATCACGCCGGGAGTGGAAAATTCATAGGTCATCAGCCAGCCCATAATTAAACTATGGGGACGACCGTGGTGTATCGCTCGAACTGCTGCTGCTGCCATATAAACTTGTCCTTCAATAAGTTCTGCTTTTTGATGCTCGGGCATGAGTTGGTAACGACGCTCGAACTCCGCGCGCGTTAAAACATCGCCATTCTCAAAAGCTGGGATTAAGATTTGGGTAGCATTCACGAGACGTATCCTCCCGAACTGAAAGGTTGAGTTTTAACGGTCTTATAGCCAGTGTATAGCGTTAAACACTTAGGATAACCTAAATAAGGTAGTGCGCCCTACGGCGGCTTCCCCAGATTTCTCTGTTTCTAGGAGATAAGTGTATTTAATATGGCAGAACTCAAACTTCGCTCGACTTCTCCCGCTCTGCTTCGACAAATTATTGAAAGCGCTCTTGCCGAGCGGCTACAAAGTCTTGAAACTGGACTCAAACGAACTCAAGAACGCCTTCAAGAATTCGAGGAACGGTATCAACTCTCGACCGCAGAATTTATTCAACGCTTCAACAATGATGAATTTGCTCATAGTTTTGAGTTTGATGAATGGGTTGGAGAGTCTCGAATGTTACGCCATTTACAAGAGAAGAAGCAAGCTATCGAGGGGGTTGAATTTGTTAATTGAGGTCTATTTTTAACAAATTCAAGACATCATCGATAGTTGTGCGTTTATTAAAACTTTTAAGCTTGACTGTGAAAAAAGGGGCATT is a window from the Oscillatoria sp. FACHB-1406 genome containing:
- a CDS encoding Uma2 family endonuclease, which encodes MNATQILIPAFENGDVLTRAEFERRYQLMPEHQKAELIEGQVYMAAAAVRAIHHGRPHSLIMGWLMTYEFSTPGVMVLDNTTVRLDLDNEPQPDALLRIEESCGGQSRVSEDDYIEGAPELIVEIAGSSASYDLHHKLQVYRRNGVREYLVWVVQEREFRWHLLEEGQYRLQQPNSSGVLESPFFPGLRLDATALLAGEMQQVLAVLQQGLSSPEHQDFVARLEEIKAGEG